The Vicia villosa cultivar HV-30 ecotype Madison, WI linkage group LG1, Vvil1.0, whole genome shotgun sequence genome includes a region encoding these proteins:
- the LOC131644193 gene encoding AT-hook motif nuclear-localized protein 19, translated as MANRWWTGPVGLGGMDNSVNSSPLVPKPDLGFSMNESAVTGVNNNNNNNNNEEDERENSDEQKGGAIETSNSTRRPRGRPSGSKNKPKPPIFITRDSPNALRSHVMEVASGTDIADSVVQFARKRQRGICILSASGTVVNVSLRQPTGPGAVVALPGRFDILSLTGSVLPGPSPPGATGLTIYLSGGQGQVVGGGVVGPLVAAGPVMLMAATFSNATYERLPVEDGDDQEGQQGGGGGGGGGDESPPAGMGQLAGGSVGEGSSSIPVYNNVGGGNLGVSNGQQLMNNHEAYNSPWGHGGRPPY; from the coding sequence ATGGCGAACCGGTGGTGGACTGGACCGGTGGGTTTAGGTGGGATGGACAACTCAGTCAACTCATCACCACTAGTACCAAAACCGGATCTGGGTTTTTCCATGAACGAAAGTGCGGTAACAGGagtaaacaacaacaataacaacaataacaacgaaGAAGACGAGAGAGAAAACAGTGATGAACAAAAAGGAGGAGCTATAGAAACAAGCAACTCCACGCGCCGTCCACGAGGCCGTCCATCAGGATCGAAAAACAAACCGAAGCCACCGATATTCATAACAAGAGACAGCCCTAACGCGCTGAGAAGTCATGTTATGGAAGTGGCATCAGGAACTGATATAGCAGATAGTGTTGTTCAGTTCGCTAGAAAACGGCAGAGAGGTATTTGCATTCTAAGCGCGAGTGGGACCGTTGTTAATGTTTCTCTCCGGCAGCCTACAGGTCCTGGAGCAGTGGTGGCGCTTCCGGGGAGATTTGATATTCTGTCGTTGACTGGTTCGGTGCTTCCTGGACCTTCACCGCCTGGTGCTACTGGTTTGACTATTTATCTTTCTGGAGGGCAGGGACAGGTGGTCGGTGGTGGAGTGGTTGGACCGCTGGTGGCGGCAGGGCCGGTTATGTTGATGGCTGCGACTTTTTCGAATGCAACTTATGAGAGGTTGCCTGTGGAGGATGGTGATGATCAGGAAGGACAGcagggtggtggtggtggtggaggagGTGGTGATGAGTCTCCCCCGGCTGGGATGGGACAGTTGGCGGGTGGATCGGTCGGAGAAGGCTCGTCGTCGATTCCGGTTTATAACAATGTTGGTGGTGGTAATTTGGGTGTTTCAAATGGACAACAGTTGATGAATAATCATGAAGCTTATAATTCTCCTTGGGGTCATGGTGGTAGACCACCTTACTAA